The genomic stretch TGACCGCCAATGGAATGAGGCCCAAGCCTCATTCACAGATTCATTTGAGAAGTGTGCCTGTGCTGGGTGTCACAGCAATGAGGAAAGCAGCCAGGATGCCTTGACTGGCAGGCAGGGGGTGGGCTGAGGGGACATTTGGTTACTTACGTGAGGTATTGGTTGACGTTTTCTGCCGGCTGCTTGAAGAGGCCTTCGAACTCATCTCTAGCCCACTACAGACAAACAGATTACAGGGGGCAATGGTGGACAAAACGGACTTCTGGAAGTGTTAGAAACACCATCAGTGAACAAATCCAATGGGAAGAACATAGCTGCTCTGGGAGAAGGTAAGCCCCCCAAACTTCCCCACTCCTGGACCCCCTAACACCTCAACTGAAAAACCAATGAACTTGACCTGGACAGTGGTTACACTAGTGaatgtgtgaaaaaaaaattaagatctgtATACCTTACTTGAAATATGTCatgcctcaataaaaaaaaaaaaaggttcagttatgtatattttaaaatttaaaaattaaaagaaaattcagaccAAACCCCAAAATAATTTCTATACAGGCCCTGAAGATTCAGCAGCAAACTGGACAGAGGTTCTTCCCTCTGAGGGGGTTTGGAGGACACAGATGTGAGATCTAGGTTCAAATCCAGCTGTTACATAGTATCTAACTTTGTGACTTCAGGAATACACTTAACcctgtggtgctgctgctgctaagtcacttcagtcatgtctgactctgtgtgaccccatagacggcagcccaccaggctcccccatccctgggattctccaggcgagaacactggagtgggttgccatttccttctccaatgcatgaaagtgaaaagtgaaagggaagtcgctcagtcatgtctgactcttagcgaccccatggactgcagcctaccaggctcctccatccatgggattttccaggcaagagtactgcagtggggtgccattgccttctttcccAAATAGATACTCTAACAGTCCTAAGTACCTCAGGGGttgcatgtatgtatacatttacaGTTTATTTAAAATAGCACCAGATACATAGTgaatgctaagtgctttacagcAACCCTATGAGGTACGCACCACTGTCAACTCCATTTCATGAGACAGAGAAGCTAAGTCCAAGGTCACTCAAGGCCTAGTGACACTGTGGCAGGTGCACAAACATAAACACACCCAGCCTGGAACTGCAGAGGGGGAAGGGAAAGTGAtggaggaaacttttttttttcctctccctatTTTGTTCCCATACCCCATACTTCAACTAAACATTCTGAATGGTCTGCTTTCAAAGACTGCAGTAAGAATCATCTGATAGCACAATGGTTATCCTCAGGTTCTGATTTGAGGCATAGATGCTGGATAACCTAGATATGTTCATTTTGTAAAAACCTCCAGGCAGATAATATGTGCACtgctgtgtattatatatatttatgcatcaTACCAACAAAATCATCCTGGAAAACCAGCTGTTAAACCCCTTTGGAGCAATAGCAGTGGACACATGAATATGGACTGTTAGAGACAAATAAGTAACCAGGAGAGACAGTAAGAATTACCACTAACGGTGTTCAACATGAAGGTGGTGTTTTGGCTAGATGTGGCAGTTCTCACCTGGGAGTGATTCTGCCCCCAGGGGACACCTGGcaatgtctgaagacatttttagtTGTCACAAACAGAAGGGGGTGCCATTGGCATCTCGTGGATAGAAGCAAGGAATTGTGCTAAACATCCTATGGTGCTTAGGATGCCCCCATGACAAAGAAATATTGGGCCCCAACTGTCACCACTGCTGAGGTTGAGACCCTGTTGTGTGGGAATATAGCCTCCCTTTGAAGAAGTACAGGGAGTGAAGCATTGTGATGTCTGCAGTACACATGGATCTAAGACAATGTGGCAAAACATTAACAAATGTTAAATCTAAGAGTATTTGAGTGTTCCTCATactattctttgtattttgtctaaatgttgaaaattttcccaaaagagagaaataaatggatCATTCTAGAAATATACGCTGCaatctatacagtccatggaattctccaggacagaatactggagtgggtagcctttcccttctccaggggatcttcccaacccagggaatagaacccaggtctcccgcattgcaggcagattctttaccagctgaaccacaaggaaagcccaagaatactggagtgggtagcctatcccttctccagtggatcttcttgacccaggaatcgaaccagggtctcctgcattgcaggtgaattctttaccaactgatctatcagggaagccctaaatgttgaaaatttccccaaaaaaagacagaaaaagaaatggatcATTCTAGCAATCTAGGCTACAAGATGGGAAGTAAGAGAGATAGGTTTAGAGAAAAAGCAGAGGGGTCGGTAGCCATGAGGCCAGGGTGCCTGTTCCCTGCTCTCTCCCACCAATGCTGATCACCTGCAGGGTGTGCTCGATGGCATTGGGGAAGTTCTTCAGTGTGCAGATGGGGATGGACTTTTCAGGCGGGTCCTGGCTGGAGCTGTAAGATTCTGTTAGGAAGGGGATCACCACCTGCACGTTGCCCTTGGTGCCCAGTGTGCCCGACTCCAGCAGTGGCTTACGGTAGTACACGCAGCGGCGGTCCATGTACATGCCTGGGGGGTGGGGTCACAACATAACGTGAGTGGCAAGACGGAACATTAGGAGGCAGGAAGACAGACACCtccaaaacatacacacacacacacacgtgcgcacgCATACACGTAACTTGGCAACTTGGCCCCTGACCTCCTCACCCGCCTCCAAACTCACGGGCATCCACATTATCCAGGGCATTGGTTACACCATCCAGGTTTTGGAAGAAATCATCATCATAGATGCGCTCAGTGTCAGGACCTACACGGTTCTGGTGGCTTGTCACTCGGATATGAGGATTCATCTGGCGCACAGCTGCAGCAgctgtgtcagactttaatttctaGGGGAGGTGAGAGTGGGAATGGGGGAACAAAACTCAGTTATTCATGTGTGTAGCCAGAGAACCCCTACAGAGCTGTCCTCCTGAAGGTTGACATATTTAATGCTGTGAAGAACTAGGCCCTGAGTTCAGGAAGCCCTCTGGTTTGGCAGGAGACAGTTCATGACAGTACCACAGGGCTAGGGCAGGGACAGATATGCCAGGGGTTCGGTGGAAAGGGAAGCAGTGGACAGGCAAAGATTGGAGACAACAGGCCAGCCTTCTGTCCTTCTGCCTACCCAACATCCACTGTTCTTTCAGGTAATGGCACCTAGGCTGGGGAACATTTCCCCCAAACAAAACAATCTTAGCATACAGACAAGAAGTTCGAGTCAGGCCATATCCTTCCTCTGCTGAAAACCCTCCCTTGCTCCTACCTCCAATGAAGGTAAGATGACTTGGTCCCCATTTCCTCCAGCTTATCTCctactcccctcccacctcaggATCTTGGCCTGAGTGGTTGAGGAACTCTACTTCCTCATGCCCTCCAAGTTGGCAGAGATGAGCACTTCCACATATCAAAATTGCAAACTGATCTCCCTGGCCTGCCCACTTCCCTCATCTTGCTGTTGCTCTTTCCTCTGTACAGCACTTACCAAGAACGCTGAGTATAAACTTTATTATTGTactgtgtttattctttattctgtccccaccccaccaaaTCTTTGTTTCCTTGGTGTACTGCAAGTACCTACAAGAGCACCTACCTGGATAACTActtggtgaataaatgaatgaacaaaagggGAGTCGATCCTGGCCAGGCAATGATGCTGTTCCCCACACAAGGCTTACTAGCTAGATCCCCGTATAATCTAGCTCCTATCTGTGCAGAGAACAGTGAACCTAGCACAAGTGCTCTCCTAGGAGAGGCCTCCTGGCCAGTTTGGGCCTTGGCTGCAGTCTGGAAACCTGGATTTCAAGAGAGTTCTTGCTATTCTCTACCTGGTAAAGGCTGCTCACTGTGCCTAGGCTGCTTATGCAAACCCTATGGTTTAGGCCAAACTCCTGCTCTCCTTCTAGGAGTCTGGAATTTGGGGATGTTCCCAGAAGAGGGCACCTACATGACCAGCCCACCGTAAAATCCTTAGGTACTAGGTCTCTTACAAGCTTCCCTGACTGGCAACATTTCACATGTGTTGTTGCAACTCGCAACTAGGGGAATTACAGGTGTCCTGTGCAACTCCACTGGGAGAGAGTCTTGGAAACTTGTGCCTGGTCTCCCCCAGACTTCACCCCATGAGCCAACTTCTCTTTGCTGATTTTGTTATGCATTCTTTCACTGGAAGAAATCACAGCCCTGAGTATGACTATATGCTGAGTCCTGTGAGTCCCCCTAGTGAATCACTGAACTTGGGACCCCCAACACACTGTCCCAACCAGCATTCATAAGAGgtcaagggaaaagaaaacagaagatgaaaaaCGGTGGATTCAATGGAAGGGTACTCAGCGTTCATTGAACGAGTGACAGAAACTGAGCAAgagctgaaggaaagaaaaaggcagtAAAGCCCCCTTTCTAGGAAGAATGGGAACAAAAGACAAGAGGAAAACAAGATGACAAAGTACCACCTCCACCCCCCATCACACTCACAGTGACATCCCAGGGCCGGAACAGAAACTGTCTGTTCAAATTTGACTTCTCAATGGTGTCCATGTCTGTGACAACAATTTCTCCATCTTCTGCACAGCCCAGCCCAATCATGGCAAAGTTCTTGAGCAGTTCACAGCCAATGGCCCCTGCACCCACCTAGAAGACAACCAAGAAAAGACACAGAGTGTCTGAGTCAGGGTGATGCAGGTCAGCGTGAAGTCACTCATCACTCTGTACTCTCACTCCCCAGAAGACAGCAAGAGGGGTGTCTAGTGCCACATCTTTAAGTGCCACGACTGTGAAAATAACCTAGTCATCTGAGGGTGGGGGCACAGATGGGGGAAACAGAAGGACATTCTAGGCTTtcccaagataaaaaaaaaaaggcacaagtCATGTGATACAGATAAAAGAACCAAAAGACACTCCCTCAGGTGGCAAGAGACCCCATAACAGGTAGCCAGGGGATATGAAGGAAGCAGGTGTCCCAGCGGATCACTCACCAGGAAGTACTTCTGCTTGCCCAACCTCTCCTGCAGGTCTGAGCCAAATACAGCCACCTGCCCATCATAACGGTTCTGGCGCTGAGGAATGCAAAGGGAGAAAGGTCAGAGAGAAGCCTCACCAGAAATGCCACCTATGTCACCTCCCCCAGGGCCCTACTCACATACCGGGAGGCACTTGTCCTCCGTGAGGGCCTCTTTGTCCTCAGGGAGACACTCAAGGGCATCAAAGTACAGCCACTGCATGATGGGCATAAACTTCCCAGAGCAAGCCTGGAGAATGGACAGGAGAGGGGAAGTAGTCAGTGCTTACCTGGGGCCTCATGCAGATGGGACAAGTGATAGAGGCAGGGAGGCGCCTGGCCTACCCCAACCCTGCCCTTTTCCACCTATGCTGACCTTCATGACCTCCTGGGCAGCAAGGCCCCCAATGAAGGCATTTATGGGAGCCAGGTCCCCAGCAGCCACATATGCTAGCTTCCGGATGAGGTCCTCATCCAGGCTGCCCTGCTGCACTGCGGGCAGGGATCGAGCGTTCACAGCCTGGGCTATGGTCACCAGCTCTGCTGCATCCTCCTAGTGGGGCCAAAGGAACCAAGAGCACGCCTGTTAGGTCACTGTGTCGGGGGCGAGAGGTATAGGCAGAGGAGCAGAATGGGCCTGCAGTGCCAAGGTCATCTGCCCTGGCTTGGCTCACCCTCACGCACCTCATTGTGGGGCCGAGGGGACCGGCCATGCTGAGCACAGAAATGGTGCAGGGCCTGGAAGCCAATGTGTAGCTGGGCAGGGCGGGAATACTTGGCGAAGTCTGTCATCACAAAGTCAGGCTCTGCTAGGGAGGCTGGCAAGGATTTCTGTGGGAAGCGgggcatcaggaaaaaaaaaaaatcagaagagaagAATTGAGAACCGTGAGatacccagccccagcccccacaTCCCACACAGCCCACCGCCCCTCACACTCACAAAGCTGATCTTCTTGGGTACTTTGACCTGGCTGACGATGCCTCCGCGGATGTAGTCAGAGAAGTTGGAGGTGTCACAGATGCTAAAGGTGTAAGGACCTAGGGTAGACAGGGAAATTGTCAGGATACCCACTCTCCCTAAAACCTACAACCACCTACGAGATGAGGGAAAATCCATTCCTGACCCAGTCGGACATCAGGAGTAATCTCCTCTCCATCCTGAGTTCTACTCGAACTTCAGAAACCATCTCCCCTCTACCCCAGACCCAGCACCCATGGGACCCCATGTCTCTGACCCCAAGTCTACAATGGAAGACGTTCTCTGTTCCCTGTCTGAATCAGCTCAGACACAAGTGGATCCTCTGATCTTTGTTCAAACACCAGAGACCTCGCCTCCCCTCAGTGCAGACATCAGGGGCCTATTCTACGAACAGCTCAAACACAAGACAGCACTTCTCTCCCACACCCTGCTGGGTAGACCTTAGGAGACTCTACCTTTGGTTCATCCCAAATACCCAGGATGTGTCTCCCCTCACGCAGAGCCCAGGGAAACGCCTCCTATGTCCCCTGGTTCCCCCCTGGCCCTAGCTCACCCAGAACTTTGATTTCCATAGGCTGACTTCCATTGAGTTCAATCATGCCCTGTACTTCCGAAAAGGAGACGAAGTCGCCACTCTCAAAGCCATGTCGGGCCTCATCCAGACAGGTAACAACACCGGGGTTGTCCTGGTTGAAGGAGGAGTACCTCAGAGGTAGGCTCAGGGTACTGGGAGTAGACAGGAAGGCCTGTGACCGCCCATCCGCCTGCCAGGACCCAAGGCTGGCCTCCTCACCTTGGTGACCATAGAAACCATAGCACTGAGCGGCTGCTCCCCATTGGAATCAGTGAGGATCATTTCCtctccaaaatcacagaagaGCTGCCTGTAGAGGGAGGCAACAGGGCTGATGCCCGAGTCCCATGCGCACTGAGACTGCACGTGTCCCTCAAGATGCAGTGAGTATTTGCTGAGCAAATCAGCCCATCACTGTTGGGAATCAAGACTATGCTCATGCTACGTGGGGCAAGGTAAACACACAGCATCCAAAACCCAAAGGCCTAAGGGGGGCTGAGGGCAGTCAGAGCTTGGGAGTCTTTTCTTGAACAAGGCAGGGGTCGGGGTGGAAAAGAGCGGGGGTACTCACCCGAACAGGCCCCGGGTGTCTGCCACCACCAGCTTGATGCCATGGCTGTGACAGAACTCACCTACCCGCAGCTGGTCCTCCAGGGGGCTGTTAGTGAGGACCACCACCTGTGGAGAGGTGGAAGCTCAGGCGAGGGCCCAGCACCAGGGTGAAGGGTAAAGGGAGCAATCATAGAGGAGGGCTGGTAGGAGGGCTCACGGGGTCCTTAAGGCTTTGCTGGTTCAGCTCTCTATCACAAACAGAAAGTATCTACCACGTATCAGATTCAGCCCAAGCAAAACTCAATGAAAGGAAATGTGAATCTCTAGACTATGGCAGGCAAGGTAAAGAGGCAACTGGGAGGACAGAGTCTGGATAACAGCTGACTCCTTCATTTGCCAACACCCACTGCTGCCTGTTTACAGCCCTGCCATGCCCTGGGAGACACAGAAGTAAAACTTTGTCCTTAGCCAAAGTCTGAGCTCACTCCTACCACACCCACTTGCTCCCAATTCTTAAAACACCTGCTCAGCCATGAGTCTCTGCTGAATGCCTACCCATTCCCATCAGGGTGAGCTCCCATGGCTACAGCAGGGTTCAGCAGCAGTGTCCTGGCTTGCTGGGACACCCTGGGGCAGAATTTCAGCTCCCACAACTCCTCTTTCTGGCCCAGAGTTTTTATTTAACCAACAACCAGCTGCTAGTCCATAGCCCTCACAAAACCTTTATCAAGTCAGCATTACTACCATTCCCATGTCCGCAGACAGACAAAGGCAGGAACAGGAGACTGACTCCATTACCGGCCCGACGTTATGCAAGTACAATGAGAGACTCGTGCCAAGGCAGTTTGGCTTCAGTCTGTGCACATAACCACTATGCCTTCCCGCCTGCTGGCTTACAATATTCCTCCTAAAGAGGCAGGCCCAGGGTCTAAAGCCTGCTCGCATTCCCTTGCTGCAGCCTTAGCGGGAAACCTGACTCACAGGCTAGCCCATTAAATGTTTATCAAAAGAATAAACCAGAGCTGGGCTCTGAGAGAACTGGGCAGGAGGCCCATGGTACCTGGAAGTCACTGAGAAAGTCCTCCACAAGGGGCCCGGTGTAGGCACTGACAGGCACATAGCTGTTGAGCTCAGCGAGGCGGGGCTGGGAGACCTCAGCTCGGTTTTTTCCTATGTCTTCTTCCCGCAGGTAGAACTGCAAAGGAGAGTGTAGGAAGAAGTGAACTGGCTGTGTAGCCCAGAGGGCTGGGGCCTTGGCAAAGAAGGgggatggaaagaggaacctgggaggAGAGGTCGGCCCACTGGGCAGTGCCCTGGTCATGCAGGGTGACAGCCTTGACCCCACCGAGGATGATGTTCTTGGCAATCTCCACGCCCAGGCCCCGAAGGCCTGATACCAGTACGCTGGAGGTCTGGAGCCGCTTCATTGCCTCATGGCCCAAGACATACCTGCCGGGTTAGAGGGTGTCACAGGTCAGAGTCACGCCCTCCTGACCCTATCCACTcagagccccctcccacctcacagTCCAACTTCAGCCTCACTCACAGCTGCCGGGAGTAAAGGCCTTCATCTATGTCTGCGTCACTGACATTTTTCGCCATTCCCTAGAAATGGAGGGGAACACTAGGTTCAGGGAGATGTGCAGGAGGAGGGACGGGACAGACAGGACAGGGACACAGAAGATgttcccacccaccaccccacctGCCAGTCTCTAGGAAGAACACACTCACGTTAGTTGGCACCGAGGGCACTTCGGACAATACGGAGTGGGCAGGGGAACAGTTAGAACCCGGCTTTGGATCAGGCCCGGACACGCGACGTTTCTTGGACAGCGGCGAGCTGGACATCTGGAGAGCATAAAAGAAATCAGAAGTGAGCCTGGGGCACGGGGGTGTTCCTGCTGGTTAGTGATGACTGGGGGGGAAAAGGGAAGATGTAAGGgctaatatccccattttacagaagaggagacAGGTACAGAGAGGTGAGGCGACTTTCCCAGGGTCACATAGCTGTCAGAGCTAAGATCTGAACCCAGGTGGTCTGGCTTGCAATCCATGCTGCTGACCACCAGGCCATTCGCTTTTCTCCCCAGCCCAGCATAATGAGGGAGAGACTCCAATCCTGTGGGGGGAAAGGAGTGACAAGAATGTACTTGTCGGGGAGTCAGAGGAAGGATGTAGCTTCAGGTCAGACCTTGCCACTCCTCAACAGATATCATTTAACCCTTATGGGCTTGgttcccttgcctggaaaacacagGTGAGAATACCACTTACCTACCCCATGGAGTTGAAGTGATGAGATATAACACAGACCAGAGAGCCTGACATGGAGCAGGGAGGGAAGCAACAGCAAGGAGCCATTCTCCTCCCCCTTAATCCCAACGACCGGGGTTAGAGAGGGAAACGTGGCTTGGACATCCACCAGGGTGGCATGATGGCAGGAAAGATTATGCCAAGAACTCAGCTCCCAGAGGGGCTCACAGAAAAGAGTTTCACAAAGTccaaccccctccccaccacctccagcTCCAGGAGGGGAAAACACTCAGAGCCAATAAAAGAAGTTGCAGACAGAAAGAGGAAATACACACTTCCCAAGCCTTGTCCCTGTGTGGAGTCCTTTAAACAGGTCAACAAcgataaatgaatatttattaggaGTCCTCCTTGTGCCAAATATCAAACTAAGCACTTTATGAGCTATGCCTTACTTTGTCCTCAGGGCACCTCTGTGGGGTTTGGACTACTATCAGTAAGACCGCCCCCCAGCTcacactggaagaaaaaaatccactCAGGGACTTTGGAGACTTGACTGAGGTCCCCACAAAGTGAGTGGCCAAACTGGAATCATACTAGGACCTGCTGACCCTGGAAGCCCAGGCTGCTTCCTAACCTTATGGTGTTTCATCTACTCAATGGTCCTGACCCTGCGAGGCAGGGCTGAGTGTCCTTGCCAGACAAATGGAAAAACCTGAGCTCATGAGGACTAGGTCCCAGAGACAGAATAATGCAGCCTGTTGTGAAAGTGAGATCTTGGAGCAAGGGGGTGACTGGACCCAGAGGCTGGAGATGACAGGACTCTGAATCATTTCCCCTCATCCCCAATGCACCTCTAAGCCTCTGTTCTCCTACACTGAGCCTTTTCTGACACCCAATCACACCAAGTACCCCCACTGTACCTGAGGCCACCTTGGCACTTGTCATATGCTAGCACTAAGCAAGATGACAAGAGCACCCTAACATCTACTAGGAGCTTACTGCCAATCAATCTCTGGGTAAGGGGCTTTGTCTAGTTCTAACAATGCTCACAAACCAAATAACCTTATACCTATGccacaaataagaaaacaagggCTCAGAAAACTCCAGTCACTTGCCCAGCGTCATGCAGCTGGTGCTAGACTGTTTGCCAAATGCCTCCTGGGGGAACAGAGTCAGGACCCAGCTTGGGGCACAGTCCACATGGCTGACAGATGAGAGGTGAGGGAGGGGTAcccaggaggcaggaggctgTATACAGTCCAAGGCACCCAGCTGAACTGCTGGGAATACCAAGAACCAACCTAGGTAGAAGAAGCTTGGCGAGTTAGTTGGGAGACCACGGCAAATCCTGAGACAGAGTAGGGAGCTCATTTCCTTTGAgccccatttttttcccccccgcAAAGCAAGGACAAATGGAAATACCCTCAAGGGGCTGCTAGGGAGGTTAAAAAAGTCAAAGTCTGTGGTCAGAACTCAGCGACTTAAGCTCCTCCCCAGATACCTCCAGAGAGACCTCTATTACTTAGTTATCTCCTTGCCTTGCCATTGATTTGGTTGTTGAGCACACACCATCTCCCTGCACCTGAAATTAAAAATGGTCCAGGGCCAGAGAGATCTCTGCTATCTAGACTTTGACATCGGGATCCCTAGTGCTGGCAGTGAGGGCCTAAGCAGGTTTCAGCAGATGGTCTGAGAGATTGCAGAGATTGGGAACAGGCCAGTCTCAGGGCAAgcagaaaggggtctggggcagAAACCCCAGAGCAGATCTAAAGATCCTCCACCCCAAGTATAAAATCAATACCTTTTCTCTCTCAACACATGCTCAGGCCCTAATTAGGACACACGTACTACCAAATGTTCAGCAAACCTGAACCAGGACTCAGAGAGCTTCAGAGCTTGCCTGAGATCTCCAAACTGCTGATTTTGAAGCCTGAGCATTCTCTACCACCCAAACCAGAGGCGGTGTGAGGCAGGAGCCCTGGAGCAGGCTTGAGAGCAAGCAGCCACAGGGTCAAGACATCAGCATGGGGAGAAGGTAGGGCACAGGATGCTGGGGCCTGTCAAGCCTCCTAAGAGGGATTAACTGAGAAATCCCTAGGAATATAAAAGAGAAGAATCAGGAAGCGGTTGCCTGAGCCTCTGGAGGGTCAGAGGGAGACAGGAAAGGGGATGTTACAAgtccggggcggggggtgggggtggtgtgtgGTGGACAGCCAGGGTGTGACTGGGCAAGGTTGTTAAGACTTAAATCAGGGTCTTTGGATAAGGAGCTTTCAGGAAAGGGCAGGAAAATTGCACTGGAGGCCCCAGTGGCTACACAGGGAATGGATGGGGGATTCTGGGGCCCATCCTCCCATCCAGGAGGTTTCAGGAAGATGATGGGGTCTGGGGGGCAGGGGTGCTCTCCATGAGGAGAATGCTGGGGCCCAGGGGGTCTACACTGGTGGCAGAGGGAAATCTTTGACCAAAATTAACAGGGACTTGCAGGGGAAAAGGTGTCTCTGACCTCGATGTCAGAGATCCAGGAGGCTACAAGGGTGGATGCCGAGTGTGGGGTTGTGGAGGGATTTCTAAAAGAGCAACAAGGCCTCGTGTTGATCTCTGATTGGTACATGCTAGGTACTGCAACGGCTCTGAGGAATGGAAAGGGGAGGTTGAGCCCAGACAGTTCTGGCCCCAAAGATTTCAATAAGCAGGGTTTCTCTGACCAATTATGTGGAAGCCCATGGAGGCTCTGAGAGTCAGTGCTGAGGAGGGGTTTTCTACTCTGATGGAGAACAACTGGACCTGTTGTGGGAAGGGACAACTGACCATGATGTTGGGGTCCAACGAAGCTGAAACCCTGAATGAAGATGCTGGGATCCTGGAAGGCTCTGAGGGCAGATTCTGAGGCCTGATGCAACATTAAGCGATCTGTGAGAGAAGCTAGAACCCTGGTTGGCTTTTGAAGGCAGAGGTTGAGTGAAGGGTGGGATTTGAGAGGCAAGTCTCTGATGCAAGGGGCTAGGAGCCAATAGGGTCTGCAAGGGCAGAGGCTGGCAGAGACATCGCTGATGGAGGATTATGTGTCCAAGCAATGCCTCCCTGGTGTCTGGTCCCCTGGGAAACTCTGAGGGAAGATACTGAGGGTTAGGAGTGTCTGATGGGGGAGATGTTGAGGCCCACAAAGGATAGTCTCTAAAGAGAATACTTGGACCACAAGCCAAAAGGAGGCACtcttaaaataaagaagtctTTAAGGACAGATTCTAGGAAAGAAAGCAGTCTCTAAAGGTGAATGCTGAAGTGGACCTCTGAATAGAAATGCTGGCCCAGAAGGGTTTCAGAGGGAAGATGCTAGAGCCAAGGTGGGTTTGGAGACCTCTGATTTGTGGAGGAGTTGTCTCTGACATGGAGGCCAAGCACAAATAGCCTTTTACAGGGTCTAGACTCCTTGAAAGCTCTAAGggcagactgtgtgtgtgtgcctatgcGTGTGGAGGATGGTTCTGAAGGAAGATGCTAGAGAAGGTTAAATGAAACCAAATGGACCCTTCCTGAGGTTTGGCCCCTCTTGGAAGCTGCGAGGACAAATTCTGAGGAACGAAGGGTGAATGAAGAAAGCTTCTGGGGGTAGGTCTTTAATGACATACACCGGTAGGAGGCTTTGACCAGGAATGTCGATCCCGTTTAAGTCTCCATTGCTGACTAGGGGAAGTTCCGATCTGCCATATAAGATGCAGGACAGAGCCAGGTCCCTGATTAGGAATGCTGGCTGAGTCTCTAATAGCAGATTCTGGAGGTCTGAGCCTAAGGtcagattttggagcccgaggTACTGGGCTGGTCCCAGATGGGGAATATCGGCCCCGCCCAAAATGGACCCCCGACTTCTCTTCAACGATCCCTCCGTCCAAGTCATCACCACTCGCCCCGACATTAGCTTGGCCCAGCACCGGCCCAACACCATCCAATCCCGAAACCCCTGCCCCGGGCAAGGCGCTGAGAAAGGCCGTTTGTTACCAATGCCGGTTCCCCGGGTCGCGCCGCCGCCAACTCCTCTAGGAGCCGAAGACAAGCCCGGCCgccaccctcctcctccttctcctcctcctcctcctccccgccgCCTGGGCCGCCTAGAATCACCGCCGCCGACTTCTCCTCCCGCGTCGTAGTGGTTCTGCTCGTTCCTGCCACCTCC from Bubalus bubalis isolate 160015118507 breed Murrah chromosome X, NDDB_SH_1, whole genome shotgun sequence encodes the following:
- the UBA1 gene encoding ubiquitin-like modifier-activating enzyme 1, which produces MSSSPLSKKRRVSGPDPKPGSNCSPAHSVLSEVPSVPTNGMAKNVSDADIDEGLYSRQLYVLGHEAMKRLQTSSVLVSGLRGLGVEIAKNIILGGVKAVTLHDQGTAQWADLSSQFYLREEDIGKNRAEVSQPRLAELNSYVPVSAYTGPLVEDFLSDFQVVVLTNSPLEDQLRVGEFCHSHGIKLVVADTRGLFGQLFCDFGEEMILTDSNGEQPLSAMVSMVTKDNPGVVTCLDEARHGFESGDFVSFSEVQGMIELNGSQPMEIKVLGPYTFSICDTSNFSDYIRGGIVSQVKVPKKISFKSLPASLAEPDFVMTDFAKYSRPAQLHIGFQALHHFCAQHGRSPRPHNEEDAAELVTIAQAVNARSLPAVQQGSLDEDLIRKLAYVAAGDLAPINAFIGGLAAQEVMKACSGKFMPIMQWLYFDALECLPEDKEALTEDKCLPRQNRYDGQVAVFGSDLQERLGKQKYFLVGAGAIGCELLKNFAMIGLGCAEDGEIVVTDMDTIEKSNLNRQFLFRPWDVTKLKSDTAAAAVRQMNPHIRVTSHQNRVGPDTERIYDDDFFQNLDGVTNALDNVDARMYMDRRCVYYRKPLLESGTLGTKGNVQVVIPFLTESYSSSQDPPEKSIPICTLKNFPNAIEHTLQWARDEFEGLFKQPAENVNQYLTDPKFVERTLRLAGTQPLEVLEAVQRSLVLQRPQTWADCVTWACHHWHTQYSNNIRQLLHNFPPDQLTSSGAPFWSGPKRCPHPLTFDVSNPLHLDYVIAAANLFAQTYGLTGSQDRAAVATLLQSVQVPEFTPKSGVKIHVSDQELQSANASVDDSRLEELKATLPSPEKLPGFKMYPIDFEKDDDTNFHMDFIVAASNLRAENYDIPPADRHKSKLIAGKIIPAIATTTAAVVGLVCLELYKVVQGHRQLNSYKNGFLNLALPFFGFSEPLAAPRHQYYNQEWTLWDRFEVQGLQPNGEEMTLKQFLDYFKTEHKLEITMLSQGVSMLYSFFMPAAKLKERLDQPMTEIVSRVSKRKLGRHVRALVLELCCNDESGEDVEVPYVRYTIR